One window from the genome of Chaetodon trifascialis isolate fChaTrf1 chromosome 20, fChaTrf1.hap1, whole genome shotgun sequence encodes:
- the dtwd2 gene encoding tRNA-uridine aminocarboxypropyltransferase 2 — MDNVPSFCSSVSSEENGPDTCDSPSMEDGLVDAFGDLAALPVEVGERRPTCLRCRRPQKVCLCPFLPPQPLEVSTCLYVVQHPAEESRVLRTVPLLAACLPQGKCNVIVGRRFNEEKHPELAAVCRDSKTLILYPGPKSHNLEELVQYQEVGTVKHNVIIIDGTWSQAKNMFLKNSLFHLPKQVQLNRTLSSQYVIRTQPSNICLSTLECAAVALSILEQNDDIQEVLLRPLKALCSFQLQHGAQIHHSKEHLLKNGMYDKPMPKNKRKIKRMEKLVSDHNICPR; from the exons ATGGACAATGTCCCCAGTTTTTGCTCCTCAGTCAGTTCTGAAGAAAACGGACCAGACACTTGCGACAGTCCCTCGATGGAAGATGGATTAGTCGACGCTTTTGGCGACCTGGCTGCCCTCCCGGTCGAGGTTGGCGAGAGAAGACCGACGTGTTTACGGTGCCG TCGCCCTCAGAAGGtgtgtctctgtccttttcttCCACCACAACCCCTGGAGGTCTCTACGTGTCTGTACGTAGTGCAGCATCCTGCAGAG GAGAGCAGAGTACTTCGCACAGTTCCACTGCTTGCTGCTTGTTTGCCTCAAGGAAAATGCAATGTCATAGTTGGAAGAAGATTCAATGAGGAGAA GCACCCAGAGCTGGCGGCGGTATGTCGAGACAGCAAAACGCTGATCCTGTATCCAGGCCCCAAATCCCACAACCTGGAGGAGTTGGTGCAGTACCAGGAAGTGGGCACTGTGAAACATAATGTGATCATCATCGACGGCACCTGGAGCCAGGCCAAAAACATGTTCCTCAAAAACAGCCTGTTCCACCTGCCTAAACag GTCCAGCTCAACAGGACTCTGTCCAGCCAGTATGTGATCCGCACTCAACCCTccaacatctgtctgtccacgCTGGAATGTGCTGCTGTCGCCCTGTCCATCCTGGAGCAGAATGACGACATCCAAGAG GTTCTGCTGAGGCCCCTGAAAGCCCTGTGCTCCTTCCAGCTGCAGCACGGCGCTCAGATTCATCACAGCAAGGAGCATCTACTGAAGAACGGCATGTATGACAAACCCATGCCCAAGAACAAGCGCAAGATCAAGAGGATGGAGAAGCTCGTCAGTGACCACAACATCTGCCCAAGATGA
- the LOC139348376 gene encoding cytotoxic granule associated RNA binding protein TIA1-like isoform X2: MDDDQPKTLYVGNLSRDVTEALILELFGQIGPCKSCKMIVDTAGHDPYCFVEFYEHRHATATIAAMNGRKILGKEVKVNWATTPTSQKKDTSSHFHVFVGDLSPEITTDDIKAAFAPFGKISDCRVVKDMATGKSKGYGFVSFFNKWDAENAIQQMGGQWLGGRQIRTNWATRKPAPKSTNETTNTKQLSFDEVVNQSSPSNCTVYCGGVTTGLTEQIMRQTFSPFGQIMEIRVFPDKGYSFVRFNSHEAAAHAIVSVNGTSIEGYVVKCYWGKETTDMVSPIQQVQMPQNTVSFTAQPYSQWGQWYSNTQQIGQYVPNGWQVPSYGVYGQTWDQQGYNHLHAGAGWTGVGAVSNGGMVEPGQGVNGTVLTNQAGMSTAGYHTH; the protein is encoded by the exons ATGGACGATGACCAGCCCAAAACcct GTATGTGGGGAATCTGTCCAGGGACGTGACAGAGGCCCTCATCTTGGAGTTGTTTGGCCAGATTGGACCCTGCAAGAGCTGTAAAATGATAGTAGAT ACAGCAGGTCATGATCCGTACTGCTTTGTGGAGTTCTATGAGCATAGACATGCCACTGCCACAATTGCAGCCATGAATGGTCGGAAAATTTTGGGTAAG GAGGTCAAGGTCAACTGGGCCACAACGCCAACCAGCCAAAAGAAAGACACAAGCA gTCATTTCCATGTCTTTGTTGGAGATCTCAGTCCTGAAATTACCACAGATGACATAAAAGCAGCTTTTGCTCCATTTGGGAAAATATC GGATTGTCGAGTGGTGAAAGACATGGCCACAGGTAAATCTAAAGGCTATGGCTTTGTCTCCTTCTTCAACAAATGG GATGCAGAGAATGCCATACAGCAGATGGGAGGACAGTGGCTGGGAGGGAGGCAGATCAGGACCAACTGGGCCACCAGGAAGCCTGCTCCTAAAAGTACAAATGAAA CAACCAATACCAAGCAGCTATCTTTTGATGAGGTGGTCAACCAGTCCAGCCCCAGCAACTGCACCGTGTACTGTGGGGGAGTCACAACAGGCCTCACCG AGCAAATTATGAGACAGACCTTCTCGCCCTTTGGTCAAATAATGGAAATCCGCGTTTTCCCAGACAAAGGCTACTCGTTTGTGAG GTTCAACTCCCATGAAGCAGCGGCTCATGCCATTGTATCTGTCAATGGCACATCCATAGAGGGCTATGTTGTTAAGTGTTACTGGGGCAAAGAAACAACAGACATGGTTAGCCCCATACAGCAGGTACAGATGCCACAG AACACAGTGAGCTTCACAGCGCAGCCCTACAGTCAGTGGGGTCAGTGGTACAGCAACACGCAGCAGATTGGCCAGTATGTGCCCAATGGATGGCAGGTGCCGAGCTATGGAGTCTATGGGCAGACCTGGGATCAGCAGGGCTACAA TCATTTACACGCTGGTGCCGGCTGGACAGGTGTGGGAGCTGTGAGCAACGGGGGCATGGTGGAGCCCGGGCAGGGGGTCAACGGGACGGTGCTAACCAACCAGGCTGGCATGAGCACTGCAGGCTACCACACCCACTGA
- the LOC139348376 gene encoding cytotoxic granule associated RNA binding protein TIA1-like isoform X1: protein MDDDQPKTLYVGNLSRDVTEALILELFGQIGPCKSCKMIVDTAGHDPYCFVEFYEHRHATATIAAMNGRKILGKEVKVNWATTPTSQKKDTSSHFHVFVGDLSPEITTDDIKAAFAPFGKISDCRVVKDMATGKSKGYGFVSFFNKWDAENAIQQMGGQWLGGRQIRTNWATRKPAPKSTNETTNTKQLSFDEVVNQSSPSNCTVYCGGVTTGLTEQIMRQTFSPFGQIMEIRVFPDKGYSFVRFNSHEAAAHAIVSVNGTSIEGYVVKCYWGKETTDMVSPIQQVQMPQQNTVSFTAQPYSQWGQWYSNTQQIGQYVPNGWQVPSYGVYGQTWDQQGYNHLHAGAGWTGVGAVSNGGMVEPGQGVNGTVLTNQAGMSTAGYHTH from the exons ATGGACGATGACCAGCCCAAAACcct GTATGTGGGGAATCTGTCCAGGGACGTGACAGAGGCCCTCATCTTGGAGTTGTTTGGCCAGATTGGACCCTGCAAGAGCTGTAAAATGATAGTAGAT ACAGCAGGTCATGATCCGTACTGCTTTGTGGAGTTCTATGAGCATAGACATGCCACTGCCACAATTGCAGCCATGAATGGTCGGAAAATTTTGGGTAAG GAGGTCAAGGTCAACTGGGCCACAACGCCAACCAGCCAAAAGAAAGACACAAGCA gTCATTTCCATGTCTTTGTTGGAGATCTCAGTCCTGAAATTACCACAGATGACATAAAAGCAGCTTTTGCTCCATTTGGGAAAATATC GGATTGTCGAGTGGTGAAAGACATGGCCACAGGTAAATCTAAAGGCTATGGCTTTGTCTCCTTCTTCAACAAATGG GATGCAGAGAATGCCATACAGCAGATGGGAGGACAGTGGCTGGGAGGGAGGCAGATCAGGACCAACTGGGCCACCAGGAAGCCTGCTCCTAAAAGTACAAATGAAA CAACCAATACCAAGCAGCTATCTTTTGATGAGGTGGTCAACCAGTCCAGCCCCAGCAACTGCACCGTGTACTGTGGGGGAGTCACAACAGGCCTCACCG AGCAAATTATGAGACAGACCTTCTCGCCCTTTGGTCAAATAATGGAAATCCGCGTTTTCCCAGACAAAGGCTACTCGTTTGTGAG GTTCAACTCCCATGAAGCAGCGGCTCATGCCATTGTATCTGTCAATGGCACATCCATAGAGGGCTATGTTGTTAAGTGTTACTGGGGCAAAGAAACAACAGACATGGTTAGCCCCATACAGCAGGTACAGATGCCACAG CAGAACACAGTGAGCTTCACAGCGCAGCCCTACAGTCAGTGGGGTCAGTGGTACAGCAACACGCAGCAGATTGGCCAGTATGTGCCCAATGGATGGCAGGTGCCGAGCTATGGAGTCTATGGGCAGACCTGGGATCAGCAGGGCTACAA TCATTTACACGCTGGTGCCGGCTGGACAGGTGTGGGAGCTGTGAGCAACGGGGGCATGGTGGAGCCCGGGCAGGGGGTCAACGGGACGGTGCTAACCAACCAGGCTGGCATGAGCACTGCAGGCTACCACACCCACTGA
- the LOC139348376 gene encoding cytotoxic granule associated RNA binding protein TIA1-like isoform X3 yields the protein MVGKFWEVKVNWATTPTSQKKDTSSHFHVFVGDLSPEITTDDIKAAFAPFGKISDCRVVKDMATGKSKGYGFVSFFNKWDAENAIQQMGGQWLGGRQIRTNWATRKPAPKSTNETTNTKQLSFDEVVNQSSPSNCTVYCGGVTTGLTEQIMRQTFSPFGQIMEIRVFPDKGYSFVRFNSHEAAAHAIVSVNGTSIEGYVVKCYWGKETTDMVSPIQQVQMPQQNTVSFTAQPYSQWGQWYSNTQQIGQYVPNGWQVPSYGVYGQTWDQQGYNHLHAGAGWTGVGAVSNGGMVEPGQGVNGTVLTNQAGMSTAGYHTH from the exons ATGGTCGGAAAATTTTGG GAGGTCAAGGTCAACTGGGCCACAACGCCAACCAGCCAAAAGAAAGACACAAGCA gTCATTTCCATGTCTTTGTTGGAGATCTCAGTCCTGAAATTACCACAGATGACATAAAAGCAGCTTTTGCTCCATTTGGGAAAATATC GGATTGTCGAGTGGTGAAAGACATGGCCACAGGTAAATCTAAAGGCTATGGCTTTGTCTCCTTCTTCAACAAATGG GATGCAGAGAATGCCATACAGCAGATGGGAGGACAGTGGCTGGGAGGGAGGCAGATCAGGACCAACTGGGCCACCAGGAAGCCTGCTCCTAAAAGTACAAATGAAA CAACCAATACCAAGCAGCTATCTTTTGATGAGGTGGTCAACCAGTCCAGCCCCAGCAACTGCACCGTGTACTGTGGGGGAGTCACAACAGGCCTCACCG AGCAAATTATGAGACAGACCTTCTCGCCCTTTGGTCAAATAATGGAAATCCGCGTTTTCCCAGACAAAGGCTACTCGTTTGTGAG GTTCAACTCCCATGAAGCAGCGGCTCATGCCATTGTATCTGTCAATGGCACATCCATAGAGGGCTATGTTGTTAAGTGTTACTGGGGCAAAGAAACAACAGACATGGTTAGCCCCATACAGCAGGTACAGATGCCACAG CAGAACACAGTGAGCTTCACAGCGCAGCCCTACAGTCAGTGGGGTCAGTGGTACAGCAACACGCAGCAGATTGGCCAGTATGTGCCCAATGGATGGCAGGTGCCGAGCTATGGAGTCTATGGGCAGACCTGGGATCAGCAGGGCTACAA TCATTTACACGCTGGTGCCGGCTGGACAGGTGTGGGAGCTGTGAGCAACGGGGGCATGGTGGAGCCCGGGCAGGGGGTCAACGGGACGGTGCTAACCAACCAGGCTGGCATGAGCACTGCAGGCTACCACACCCACTGA
- the c20h2orf42 gene encoding uncharacterized protein C2orf42 homolog isoform X2 — MEAEVTVSSSSSVVSSSTPQTTAVQTNLAAKQRDGRKAASTTPAFLSNLGRATLRGIRKCPQCGVYNGTRGLSCKNKACGISLRNAASAGRSSKKCSVEVVKVIIDSEERGGVLAGGSGGGVQVFSVCHRGRGATATQLGFVELVPTDTAIATGDGATLLTRINLGRCFMPSCRQGQRSNQGESESGVAGSKQSSDSLCIHIKQAIEGHSRATPLTLKSSVLEGLQASIQAREELWRLATESPGPLVQRVAKDTLVVKCHTDSQHPLGLLHLTVGAGGLSEVLKSERRRREQQQAVFHCACQLSSRRSKAGVDGAGGSANSHPPPSSSQPCLHFYACVCAFASDEKLAAEFAAFISYTPSGVQQSAASRVVSPSEKPLQQAESLISHPKTKKLRQDESLSGSTQAVDERTVMMGFHQWLAGVTERIHQTMHYQSEGKPQPLVYHVPQEFFNALQHRLSLGSKKKRLPNFTTAFVRNDGLHLGSFSKYTWHITNVMQVKRIFDTPELPLELSQSFVKNADGSYSRFRCPEPPPEPELPEGFRTERPQAIRPMELRTFLKVGPGSADQKEAGPFVIEWIPDVLPRCQMGELRISFEFGHQQSGQPEHCEKTSLAEKGVRSKSDSGQPKLTKAVEILQVVV; from the exons ATGGAAGCTGAAGTGACGGTGTCCTCCTCATCCAGCGTGGTGTCATCCTCCACCCCTCAGACCACAGCTGTCCAGACCAACCTGGCAGCAAAACAGAGAGACGGCAGAAAGGCCGCATCCACGACCCCCGCCTTCCTGTCCAACCTGGGCAGGGCCACCCTGCGAGGCATTCGCAAGTGCCCGCAGTGCGGCGTCTACAACGGCACCCGCGGCCTCAGCTGCAAGAACAAGGCCTGTGGGATCTCCCTCAGAAATGCTGCTTCAGCGGGCAGGAGCAGCAAGAAGTGTTCAGTGGAGGTGGTGAAAGTGATAATagacagtgaggagagaggtggagtcCTGGCCGGTGGCTCAGGTGGAGGCGTGCAGGTGTTTTCGGTGTGTcatagaggaagaggagccacAGCTACGCAGCTGGGCTTTGTTGAACTTGTTCCCACCGATACTGCCATCGCGACAGGCGACGGGGCCACCCTGCTAACCCGCATCAACCTGGGCCGCTGCTTTATGCCGTCTTGCAggcagggtcagaggtcaaaccaGGGCGAGTCAGAATCGGGGGTTGCCGGGTCCAAGCAGTCGTCCGATAGCCTCTGCATCCACATCAAGCAAGCCATAGAGGGTCACAGCCGCGCAACCCCGCTGACCTTGAAGAGCTCCGTCTTGGAGGGGTTGCAGGCCTCCATCCAAGCCAGGGAGGAGCTGTGGAGGCTGGCCACAGAGTCTCCAGGGCCCCTGGTGCAGCGCGTCGCAAAAGACACCCTGGTGGTGAAGTGCCACACAGATTCCCAGCATCCTCTGGGGCTGCTGCACCTCACTGTCGGTGCAGGCGGACTGTCTGAAGTTTTAAAGAGTGAGAGAAGgcgcagagagcagcagcaggccgtTTTCCACTGTGCCTGccagctgagcagcaggagaagcaaAGCTGGTGTTGATGGAGCGGGAGGATCCGCCaactctcatcctcctcccagCTCGTCACAACCCTGTCTTCACTTctacgcctgtgtgtgtgcctttgcaAGCGATGAGAAACTGGCTGCAGAGTTCGCCGCTTTCATCAGCTACACCCCCAGCG GTGTGCAGCAGAGCGCTGCCAGCAGAGTGGTCAGTCCCAGTGAGAAGCCTCTGCAGCAGGCCGAATCGCTCATCTCTCAtcccaaaacaaagaaacttcGCCAGGATGAATCTCTCTCTG ggagtACCCAGGCTGTGGATGAGCGCACAGTGATGATGGGCTTCCACCAGTGGCTGGCCGGCGTCACAGAGAGGATCCACCAGACAATGCACTACCAGTCTGAAG GGAAACCTCAGCCTCTGGTGTACCACGTTCCTCAGGAGTTCTTCAACGCTCTGCAGCACCGCCTGTCGCTGGGCTCCAAGAAGAAGAGGCTTCCTAACTTCACAACAG CCTTTGTGAGAAATGATGGACTTCATCTCGGCTCCTTCTCCAAGTACACCTGGCACATCACCAACGTCATGCAGGTCAAACGCATCTTCGACACTCCAGAG CTGCCTCTGGAGCTCTCTCAGAGTTTTGTGAAGAACGCTGATGGCTCCTACTCGCGTTTCCGCTGCCCCGAGCCTCCGCCCGAGCCGGAGCTACCAGAGGGCTTCAGGACGGAGCGGCCGCAGGCGATACGGCCGATGGAGCTCCGCACCTTCCTCAAAGTCG GACCAGGCTCGGCGGACCAGAAGGAGGCCGGCCCCTTCGTGATCGAGTGGATCCCGGACGTTCTCCCTCGCTGTCAGATGGGAGAGCTCAGGATCAGCTTTGAATTTGGCCACCAGCAGAGCGGCCAGCCGGAGCACTGTGAGAAGACGAGTTTGGCGGAGAAAGGAGTTCGTTCCAAGTCGGATTCAGGCCAGCCCAAACTCACAAAGGCTGTTGAAATCCTTCAGGTGGTTGTGTGA
- the c20h2orf42 gene encoding uncharacterized protein C2orf42 homolog isoform X1: MEAEVTVSSSSSVVSSSTPQTTAVQTNLAAKQRDGRKAASTTPAFLSNLGRATLRGIRKCPQCGVYNGTRGLSCKNKACGISLRNAASAGRSSKKCSVEVVKVIIDSEERGGVLAGGSGGGVQVFSVCHRGRGATATQLGFVELVPTDTAIATGDGATLLTRINLGRCFMPSCRQGQRSNQGESESGVAGSKQSSDSLCIHIKQAIEGHSRATPLTLKSSVLEGLQASIQAREELWRLATESPGPLVQRVAKDTLVVKCHTDSQHPLGLLHLTVGAGGLSEVLKSERRRREQQQAVFHCACQLSSRRSKAGVDGAGGSANSHPPPSSSQPCLHFYACVCAFASDEKLAAEFAAFISYTPSGVQQSAASRVVSPSEKPLQQAESLISHPKTKKLRQDESLSVASTSGVGNEGVSASSLRKAGQRKAPGASGLKAPGSTQAVDERTVMMGFHQWLAGVTERIHQTMHYQSEGKPQPLVYHVPQEFFNALQHRLSLGSKKKRLPNFTTAFVRNDGLHLGSFSKYTWHITNVMQVKRIFDTPELPLELSQSFVKNADGSYSRFRCPEPPPEPELPEGFRTERPQAIRPMELRTFLKVGPGSADQKEAGPFVIEWIPDVLPRCQMGELRISFEFGHQQSGQPEHCEKTSLAEKGVRSKSDSGQPKLTKAVEILQVVV, translated from the exons ATGGAAGCTGAAGTGACGGTGTCCTCCTCATCCAGCGTGGTGTCATCCTCCACCCCTCAGACCACAGCTGTCCAGACCAACCTGGCAGCAAAACAGAGAGACGGCAGAAAGGCCGCATCCACGACCCCCGCCTTCCTGTCCAACCTGGGCAGGGCCACCCTGCGAGGCATTCGCAAGTGCCCGCAGTGCGGCGTCTACAACGGCACCCGCGGCCTCAGCTGCAAGAACAAGGCCTGTGGGATCTCCCTCAGAAATGCTGCTTCAGCGGGCAGGAGCAGCAAGAAGTGTTCAGTGGAGGTGGTGAAAGTGATAATagacagtgaggagagaggtggagtcCTGGCCGGTGGCTCAGGTGGAGGCGTGCAGGTGTTTTCGGTGTGTcatagaggaagaggagccacAGCTACGCAGCTGGGCTTTGTTGAACTTGTTCCCACCGATACTGCCATCGCGACAGGCGACGGGGCCACCCTGCTAACCCGCATCAACCTGGGCCGCTGCTTTATGCCGTCTTGCAggcagggtcagaggtcaaaccaGGGCGAGTCAGAATCGGGGGTTGCCGGGTCCAAGCAGTCGTCCGATAGCCTCTGCATCCACATCAAGCAAGCCATAGAGGGTCACAGCCGCGCAACCCCGCTGACCTTGAAGAGCTCCGTCTTGGAGGGGTTGCAGGCCTCCATCCAAGCCAGGGAGGAGCTGTGGAGGCTGGCCACAGAGTCTCCAGGGCCCCTGGTGCAGCGCGTCGCAAAAGACACCCTGGTGGTGAAGTGCCACACAGATTCCCAGCATCCTCTGGGGCTGCTGCACCTCACTGTCGGTGCAGGCGGACTGTCTGAAGTTTTAAAGAGTGAGAGAAGgcgcagagagcagcagcaggccgtTTTCCACTGTGCCTGccagctgagcagcaggagaagcaaAGCTGGTGTTGATGGAGCGGGAGGATCCGCCaactctcatcctcctcccagCTCGTCACAACCCTGTCTTCACTTctacgcctgtgtgtgtgcctttgcaAGCGATGAGAAACTGGCTGCAGAGTTCGCCGCTTTCATCAGCTACACCCCCAGCG GTGTGCAGCAGAGCGCTGCCAGCAGAGTGGTCAGTCCCAGTGAGAAGCCTCTGCAGCAGGCCGAATCGCTCATCTCTCAtcccaaaacaaagaaacttcGCCAGGATGAATCTCTCTCTG TGGCCTCTACCTCTGGGGTGGGGAATGAGGGAGTTTCAGCCTCCAGCCTGAGGAAAGCTGGTCAGAGGAAAGCCCCTGGTGCTAGTGGGCTGAAGGCTCCAG ggagtACCCAGGCTGTGGATGAGCGCACAGTGATGATGGGCTTCCACCAGTGGCTGGCCGGCGTCACAGAGAGGATCCACCAGACAATGCACTACCAGTCTGAAG GGAAACCTCAGCCTCTGGTGTACCACGTTCCTCAGGAGTTCTTCAACGCTCTGCAGCACCGCCTGTCGCTGGGCTCCAAGAAGAAGAGGCTTCCTAACTTCACAACAG CCTTTGTGAGAAATGATGGACTTCATCTCGGCTCCTTCTCCAAGTACACCTGGCACATCACCAACGTCATGCAGGTCAAACGCATCTTCGACACTCCAGAG CTGCCTCTGGAGCTCTCTCAGAGTTTTGTGAAGAACGCTGATGGCTCCTACTCGCGTTTCCGCTGCCCCGAGCCTCCGCCCGAGCCGGAGCTACCAGAGGGCTTCAGGACGGAGCGGCCGCAGGCGATACGGCCGATGGAGCTCCGCACCTTCCTCAAAGTCG GACCAGGCTCGGCGGACCAGAAGGAGGCCGGCCCCTTCGTGATCGAGTGGATCCCGGACGTTCTCCCTCGCTGTCAGATGGGAGAGCTCAGGATCAGCTTTGAATTTGGCCACCAGCAGAGCGGCCAGCCGGAGCACTGTGAGAAGACGAGTTTGGCGGAGAAAGGAGTTCGTTCCAAGTCGGATTCAGGCCAGCCCAAACTCACAAAGGCTGTTGAAATCCTTCAGGTGGTTGTGTGA